A window from Luteibacter flocculans encodes these proteins:
- a CDS encoding ABC-three component system protein, which produces MAKENAHSAHASAVGYLYQARLALLKGIQAISESPALELSIETFDDVSFEVDGEPVELIQTKHHLGTGGNLADASVDLWKTLRIWIKRVSEAVEAPPRFILMTTGSATAGSAASFLRADDRDEQKADAILLEVCDSSTNEVNIAAYAAYKALLPSQRLRLLRAIRIFDSAPNILDVHDDICHEVRHAAPRAHIEVFVERLEGWWFGVVINALATGGKSIKVLAIDDRIDALREDFHRNSLPVDHASATPTQEIVADLDKRPFVEQLRKINIGTQRIEYAMRDYYRASEQRARWVREQLLVDGELNHYERELKEAWEPRFATMIDELPPDCDAKAKALAGASVYKWVEHEAALPFRSVSQSFLTRGSYHILANQYIVGWHPEYLIDSSDKDGEEK; this is translated from the coding sequence ATGGCAAAGGAGAACGCGCATTCCGCCCATGCGTCGGCGGTCGGCTATTTATATCAGGCTCGGCTGGCGCTATTGAAGGGTATCCAGGCGATATCAGAATCGCCGGCCCTCGAATTGAGCATCGAGACTTTCGATGATGTCAGCTTTGAAGTGGATGGCGAACCCGTCGAACTTATCCAGACTAAGCATCACCTGGGCACCGGCGGCAACCTTGCAGACGCTTCCGTTGATCTTTGGAAGACGTTACGAATTTGGATTAAGCGCGTTTCGGAGGCTGTTGAAGCACCGCCTCGTTTTATCCTGATGACGACTGGCTCGGCAACCGCCGGCTCGGCGGCCTCGTTCCTGCGGGCGGATGACCGCGACGAACAAAAAGCGGATGCAATCCTGCTGGAAGTTTGCGATTCCTCAACCAATGAGGTGAACATTGCGGCCTATGCCGCGTACAAGGCGCTCCTCCCATCTCAGCGTTTGCGACTGCTGCGAGCTATAAGGATCTTCGACAGTGCCCCGAATATTCTCGATGTGCACGACGATATTTGCCACGAAGTTCGGCATGCGGCACCCCGTGCGCATATTGAAGTTTTCGTAGAGCGGCTTGAGGGCTGGTGGTTCGGGGTAGTGATTAATGCACTTGCTACTGGGGGCAAGTCGATCAAGGTTCTCGCGATAGACGATCGAATTGATGCGTTACGCGAGGATTTTCATCGAAATTCTCTCCCCGTCGATCATGCATCGGCGACTCCGACGCAAGAGATTGTTGCGGACCTTGATAAGCGACCATTCGTTGAGCAGTTGAGAAAGATCAACATTGGCACACAGCGGATCGAGTATGCCATGCGCGACTATTACCGGGCCTCCGAGCAGCGGGCTCGATGGGTTCGTGAACAGTTGTTGGTAGATGGCGAGCTGAACCACTATGAGAGAGAGCTCAAGGAAGCATGGGAGCCAAGGTTCGCCACAATGATCGATGAGCTTCCACCCGACTGTGACGCAAAAGCGAAGGCGCTAGCCGGTGCCAGTGTGTACAAGTGGGTCGAACATGAAGCAGCCCTCCCATTCCGCTCGGTGTCACAGTCATTCTTGACGAGGGGTAGCTACCACATACTCGCGAACCAATACATCGTTGGCTGGCATCCCGAATACTTGATAGATAGCTCTGATAAGGATGGGGAGGAAAAGTGA
- a CDS encoding three component ABC system middle component, with the protein MEAWNERVVEEANLFNPAFCAMLIAKACKDYSKKGQDTLSFPLAFLILPLIVHPGTRAALPYSTATSLISWTQERRGDLVEFGAHTRRLLPYTREAIMFGLAHTMLTLDESGGINTGKSYVAPTEKKTELFTSEVRDCLDRAGFVGRWFAAAGTASTIYSVLGVTP; encoded by the coding sequence ATGGAAGCCTGGAACGAGCGCGTGGTTGAAGAGGCGAACCTCTTCAACCCAGCCTTTTGCGCAATGCTGATCGCGAAGGCGTGCAAGGACTATTCGAAGAAAGGGCAGGATACACTTTCCTTCCCACTCGCTTTCCTCATCCTTCCCTTAATTGTTCACCCCGGCACTCGTGCCGCGCTGCCTTATTCCACCGCGACGTCACTCATCTCATGGACACAAGAGCGCAGGGGAGACCTCGTGGAATTTGGCGCGCATACTCGCCGTCTTTTGCCCTACACACGTGAAGCCATCATGTTTGGGTTGGCCCACACCATGCTGACCCTTGATGAATCGGGCGGCATTAATACAGGGAAGTCTTACGTGGCACCCACAGAGAAGAAGACCGAGCTCTTTACTTCTGAAGTTCGCGACTGCCTGGATCGAGCCGGCTTCGTTGGTCGCTGGTTCGCCGCGGCGGGCACCGCTTCGACAATCTACTCAGTACTTGGAGTCACGCCATGA
- a CDS encoding DUF3732 domain-containing protein — MSLQIAKIILYSRKGEVRELPFKQGSLNVLTGASKSGKSAIIDIVDYCTGRSTCNVADGVIRKYVGWYAVLFQLGDSQIFVSRRNPEVGEKTSPDIYVERGSIIDTPAFEALRKNSTADSLETFLGTVVGINENEHRPPAPTRNALQATFRHALLFCFQDQNDVDSKQRLFHRQGEDFMNQAIKDTLPYFLGAIDEDALLKQSLLEQARRQLRQLERRAKDGRASEVEEFPRGRRLLEEAQQVGLISDRTHVLDEELIETLRTAISENRVPTDFIGIDGEDLLIALRAERQAMRNKLAQISEEARATRSFAFDTNGYLREAAEQRARLSAVGLVKSHDLDCHHCPVCQSVLDVPVPTAAQLERSLESLSAQLEAVEAENPRLQVRLARILEQKMRIEDELRENHQRISERIRENESLRAQQEIFVQQARVGGKIIQYLDAHRTATGMDAMRDAYRELRTRIEMLEADLDEETTRERIGTFLNIIGRYMTEYSDKLDLEHVGSQLRLDIRNLTVIADTMDGPVPLYSMGSGENWVGYHVLVHLALHKWFRLKGRPVPGFLILDQPSQAHYPPERDANGALEGLRDEDQQAVLKLFQLIATAAEELAPELQIIVLDHADLKRDWFDRTVIERWRGGKKLIPDSWLN; from the coding sequence ATGAGCCTACAGATTGCAAAGATCATTCTGTATAGCCGTAAGGGCGAAGTCCGAGAGCTTCCGTTTAAACAGGGGTCTCTGAATGTGCTTACCGGCGCTTCGAAGAGCGGCAAATCAGCCATCATCGATATAGTCGATTACTGCACGGGCCGTAGCACTTGCAACGTGGCTGATGGCGTTATTAGGAAGTATGTCGGCTGGTACGCCGTCCTGTTTCAACTTGGTGACAGTCAGATTTTCGTTTCCCGAAGAAATCCCGAAGTTGGCGAAAAGACCAGTCCCGATATTTACGTAGAGCGTGGCAGTATCATCGATACACCAGCATTTGAGGCGTTGCGAAAAAATTCCACGGCTGACTCCCTTGAAACTTTTTTGGGGACTGTTGTCGGGATTAACGAGAACGAGCATCGTCCTCCTGCACCCACTCGGAATGCACTGCAAGCGACGTTTAGGCACGCTCTGCTCTTTTGCTTTCAAGACCAAAACGACGTTGATAGTAAGCAGCGTCTATTTCACCGGCAGGGCGAAGACTTCATGAACCAAGCCATCAAGGACACGCTGCCCTACTTCCTCGGAGCTATTGATGAAGATGCGCTTCTTAAGCAGTCTCTATTAGAGCAGGCTCGTAGGCAGCTGCGCCAGCTTGAGCGGAGGGCCAAGGATGGTCGCGCGAGTGAGGTGGAGGAATTTCCGCGTGGAAGAAGGCTCCTTGAAGAAGCACAACAAGTTGGACTTATTTCTGACCGTACGCATGTGTTAGATGAAGAGCTAATAGAAACACTAAGGACGGCTATTTCAGAGAATCGGGTGCCGACCGACTTCATCGGTATTGATGGGGAAGACCTCCTAATAGCTTTACGCGCCGAGCGGCAGGCAATGAGGAATAAGCTCGCTCAGATCAGCGAGGAAGCTCGTGCCACAAGGAGCTTCGCATTTGACACTAACGGCTATCTCCGGGAAGCGGCAGAGCAGCGTGCCCGACTGAGTGCTGTCGGTTTGGTGAAAAGCCACGATCTCGACTGCCACCATTGCCCAGTATGTCAAAGCGTTTTGGATGTGCCAGTACCCACTGCGGCTCAATTGGAGAGGTCGCTGGAAAGTCTAAGCGCGCAGCTCGAGGCAGTGGAGGCAGAAAACCCAAGGCTTCAGGTGCGACTTGCACGAATCCTTGAGCAGAAGATGCGGATCGAAGACGAACTTCGTGAGAATCATCAGCGCATATCCGAACGAATCAGAGAGAACGAATCGCTGCGCGCTCAGCAAGAAATCTTTGTACAGCAGGCGCGTGTAGGCGGAAAGATCATTCAGTATCTGGACGCGCACCGGACTGCAACAGGAATGGATGCGATGCGGGACGCATATCGCGAGTTACGCACACGAATCGAGATGCTAGAGGCAGATCTCGACGAGGAGACTACGCGTGAAAGGATCGGAACTTTTCTAAACATCATCGGTCGCTACATGACGGAATATTCTGATAAGTTGGATTTGGAACACGTCGGAAGTCAGCTTCGGTTGGATATTCGTAATCTGACAGTTATCGCCGATACGATGGACGGCCCCGTGCCGCTCTACAGTATGGGCAGCGGAGAAAATTGGGTTGGTTACCATGTTCTTGTACATCTGGCACTTCACAAGTGGTTCCGCCTAAAGGGTAGGCCAGTTCCAGGTTTCCTTATTTTGGATCAGCCCTCGCAGGCACACTATCCTCCCGAACGTGATGCGAACGGCGCGCTGGAAGGGCTCCGCGACGAGGATCAGCAAGCGGTCCTTAAGCTCTTTCAATTGATTGCCACCGCAGCAGAGGAACTGGCACCTGAACTTCAAATCATTGTGCTAGACCACGCCGACTTGAAGCGAGACTGGTTTGACCGGACCGTCATTGAACGTTGGCGCGGCGGGAAGAAGCTAATTCCCGATAGTTGGCTGAACTGA
- a CDS encoding bacteriophage abortive infection AbiH family protein has protein sequence MTLLYVIGNGFDLHHRMSSSYDHFREYLKRHHRDIYRLVEEYFPAFEDDFWSHFEERLADFNAETLVENSEHLVVSYGAKDWSDSYHHDYAYELEKVVEAISEGLLTAFTQWVRTIVIPPMSSLMVPRARIDPSARFINFNYTSTLQLLYGVPESQVWHIHGSATSSEPLVLGHAWKPWLNETWSARVDSEDTDTRVIDGARILDEYFQTSFKDTASIIASNTRRFAALADVSEIRVLGHSLGKVDQPYFAKIAACVPQNVRWRISYFDGLDDLKTNFEQFAPLNPATFLQLPEV, from the coding sequence ATGACGTTGCTCTATGTGATCGGTAATGGCTTTGACTTGCACCATCGGATGTCAAGCAGCTATGACCATTTCCGTGAATACCTGAAACGTCATCACCGTGATATCTATCGGTTGGTGGAGGAGTATTTCCCCGCTTTCGAGGACGATTTCTGGTCGCATTTCGAAGAAAGACTAGCTGACTTCAATGCGGAGACGTTGGTCGAAAACTCAGAGCACCTTGTCGTTTCCTATGGCGCGAAAGATTGGAGCGACTCCTATCATCATGACTATGCCTATGAACTGGAGAAAGTGGTTGAAGCAATCTCGGAGGGCTTGCTGACAGCTTTCACTCAGTGGGTCCGCACGATTGTTATCCCACCAATGAGCAGCCTGATGGTGCCGCGAGCGCGCATTGACCCGAGTGCACGGTTCATAAACTTCAACTACACATCAACTCTTCAGCTTCTATACGGTGTGCCAGAGTCGCAGGTATGGCACATCCACGGATCGGCTACATCATCGGAGCCGCTGGTGCTGGGCCATGCTTGGAAGCCTTGGCTAAACGAGACATGGTCTGCACGAGTTGACTCAGAGGATACCGACACCCGCGTGATCGACGGGGCACGCATCCTTGACGAGTATTTCCAGACCAGTTTCAAGGACACTGCGAGCATCATTGCCAGCAACACTAGGCGTTTTGCTGCCCTGGCTGACGTTAGCGAAATTCGAGTCCTTGGCCATTCTTTAGGTAAAGTGGATCAGCCTTACTTCGCTAAGATCGCCGCATGTGTGCCGCAAAATGTGCGCTGGCGCATCAGTTACTTCGATGGCCTCGATGACTTGAAAACAAACTTCGAGCAGTTCGCTCCTTTAAATCCCGCAACTTTCTTGCAGCTACCTGAGGTCTAG